The proteins below are encoded in one region of Pacificitalea manganoxidans:
- a CDS encoding zinc-binding dehydrogenase: MKAAIHHSFGDPAQMLHAETTATPQPGAGQVRVRMMLSPIHNHDLWTVRGNYGYKPELPAIGGSEALGVVEAVGEGVDDALVGTRVVQAGVRGAWAESFLADAATLLPLPDAIGDEAGAQLIAMPFSALSLLEFLNVSEGDWVIQTAANGAVGRLFHDLARSRGVRTLNLVRRDEAVAELEAQGMEHVISTANSDWQDRARAVLGKDGARAAIDSVGGPIVADLADLLGLNGELVVFGTATGEPLQLRASAMITNHLTVRGFWGSRIIADMPAAEKTRLITELVTLAVQGALYLPAGGIYPLDQIQEAVNASLTPGRQGKILLRP, encoded by the coding sequence ATGAAAGCCGCCATTCATCACAGCTTCGGCGATCCCGCACAAATGTTGCACGCCGAAACCACCGCCACGCCTCAGCCCGGCGCAGGTCAGGTCCGCGTCCGCATGATGCTGTCGCCGATTCATAACCACGATCTGTGGACCGTGCGCGGCAATTACGGCTATAAGCCCGAGCTGCCTGCCATCGGCGGGAGCGAGGCGCTGGGTGTGGTCGAGGCCGTCGGCGAAGGCGTCGATGACGCGCTGGTCGGCACGCGGGTCGTTCAAGCCGGCGTTCGCGGCGCATGGGCGGAAAGCTTCCTCGCCGATGCCGCGACCCTGCTGCCCCTGCCCGATGCCATCGGGGACGAAGCTGGCGCGCAACTGATCGCCATGCCCTTTAGCGCATTGTCGCTGCTGGAGTTTCTGAATGTGTCTGAAGGCGATTGGGTTATCCAGACCGCGGCCAATGGCGCCGTCGGTCGGCTGTTCCATGACTTGGCGCGCAGCCGTGGCGTCCGCACCCTGAACCTCGTGCGGCGTGACGAGGCCGTGGCAGAACTGGAAGCGCAGGGGATGGAGCATGTGATCTCCACCGCCAACAGCGACTGGCAGGACCGTGCCCGCGCCGTGCTGGGCAAGGACGGAGCCCGCGCCGCCATCGATTCCGTAGGTGGGCCGATCGTGGCTGACCTTGCCGATCTGCTGGGTCTGAACGGCGAACTTGTCGTCTTTGGTACCGCAACCGGGGAGCCGCTGCAACTGCGCGCCAGCGCCATGATCACCAATCACCTGACCGTGCGCGGCTTCTGGGGATCGCGGATCATCGCGGACATGCCCGCCGCCGAGAAGACCCGCCTGATCACCGAATTGGTCACCCTTGCCGTGCAGGGCGCGCTGTATCTGCCTGCGGGCGGCATCTACCCGCTCGATCAGATCCAAGAGGCGGTCAACGCTTCGCTGACACCGGGCCGTCAGGGCAAAATCCTGCTGCGTCCGTAA
- a CDS encoding TetR/AcrR family transcriptional regulator — MTEQPTLTKAEQTRARILASGRALVLARGFSGVGLKDILIAAEVPKGSFYYYFPSKEAFGAAMLTEYVAEYLDGFDRIADTPAPAAERMLAFFERAPGGPAGSMAERCLVVKLAAEIADLSDGMRRILDDGVGQFCTRLARLLEDGAADGSLLPQPDPTAAARQLYAQWLGAAILTKLARDPAPLDEALTDTRRRFCRLPTA; from the coding sequence ATGACAGAGCAGCCGACACTGACCAAAGCCGAACAGACCCGCGCCCGTATCCTTGCGTCGGGCCGCGCGCTTGTGCTTGCGCGCGGTTTTTCCGGGGTCGGGCTTAAGGACATCCTCATCGCGGCAGAGGTGCCGAAAGGCTCGTTTTACTACTACTTCCCGTCGAAGGAGGCGTTCGGCGCCGCAATGCTGACGGAGTATGTGGCCGAATACCTGGATGGGTTCGACCGTATCGCCGACACGCCCGCCCCGGCTGCGGAGCGCATGTTGGCCTTTTTCGAACGCGCCCCGGGTGGTCCGGCAGGCTCGATGGCGGAACGCTGCCTTGTGGTGAAGCTTGCCGCCGAAATCGCTGATCTGTCGGACGGGATGCGCCGCATCCTCGATGACGGTGTCGGGCAGTTCTGCACCCGGTTGGCGCGGCTGCTGGAGGACGGCGCCGCTGATGGCTCCCTCCTCCCCCAGCCCGATCCAACCGCCGCCGCCCGCCAGCTTTACGCACAATGGCTTGGTGCGGCGATCCTGACGAAACTGGCCCGCGATCCCGCTCCGCTGGACGAGGCCCTCACAGATACCCGCAGACGGTTTTGCCGCCTGCCCACCGCATAA
- a CDS encoding ABC transporter permease, translated as MTKTPAPASTRPPARPALRLPRLDPWSLGAALIAALVLVPILAVVWMGFFPTENIWPHLLATTLPRYFRTTVILMLSVGLLAGAVGTGAAWLVTMYRFPGRRWLQWALFLPLAIPAYVGAYALVDFLEYAGPVQRTLRAVFGWQSARDYAFPEVRSLGAAIVVLSAALYPYVYLLARAAFREQSGGTYEVARALGAGPWRRFFRVGLPLARPAVAAGMAVAMMETVNDFGTVNYFAVQTLTTGIFTVWLEQFNAGGAAQIALVILGLVLMLALLERAGRRGLRFHRIARQTRPVTPETLLGARGWLATGLCLVPFVMGFVLPIGVIGSHAASSSEGWADPGLIRAAINTVLTGGIAALITVAAGLFMVYGVRLSGRQLPRLLLPVTTIGYAAPGAVLAVGVLIPLAAADHKLADGILALTGSDPGLILTGSAFAVVYAWGVRFFAIAQSAADGAMGRVSPSLPMAARSLGRTRRGVLSSVYLPLIRGSVGTALLLVFVDCVKELPATLILRPFGFDTLATRTYEKASLENLTDAAPAALMVSAVGLAAVVLLARTHR; from the coding sequence ATGACGAAGACCCCTGCCCCCGCCTCCACCCGGCCGCCCGCGCGGCCTGCCCTGCGCCTGCCCCGCCTTGATCCGTGGTCGCTGGGTGCGGCGCTGATCGCGGCCTTGGTTCTCGTGCCGATTCTGGCGGTCGTCTGGATGGGGTTCTTTCCGACCGAAAATATCTGGCCGCATCTGCTGGCCACCACCCTGCCGCGCTATTTCCGTACCACGGTGATCCTGATGCTGTCGGTGGGGCTGCTGGCAGGCGCGGTCGGCACCGGCGCGGCGTGGCTGGTGACGATGTATCGCTTTCCAGGGCGGCGCTGGCTGCAATGGGCGCTGTTTCTGCCGCTGGCGATCCCGGCCTATGTCGGCGCCTATGCGCTGGTCGATTTTCTGGAATATGCCGGCCCGGTGCAGCGGACGCTTCGGGCGGTGTTTGGCTGGCAATCGGCGCGTGACTACGCCTTCCCGGAGGTGCGCTCCCTCGGCGCGGCCATCGTGGTGCTGTCGGCGGCGCTTTACCCTTATGTCTACCTGCTGGCCCGCGCGGCCTTCCGCGAGCAATCGGGCGGCACCTATGAGGTCGCTCGCGCACTCGGCGCAGGCCCGTGGCGGCGGTTTTTCCGCGTGGGCCTGCCGCTGGCCCGGCCTGCCGTGGCCGCAGGCATGGCCGTCGCGATGATGGAAACGGTGAACGATTTCGGCACCGTCAATTATTTCGCGGTGCAAACCCTGACGACCGGCATTTTCACGGTGTGGCTGGAGCAATTCAACGCCGGTGGCGCGGCGCAGATCGCGCTTGTGATTCTGGGGCTGGTTCTGATGCTGGCGCTGCTGGAGCGCGCCGGAAGACGCGGCCTGCGGTTCCACCGGATTGCGCGCCAGACCCGCCCCGTGACGCCCGAGACGCTGCTTGGCGCGCGGGGCTGGCTGGCGACGGGGTTGTGCCTTGTGCCCTTCGTCATGGGCTTTGTCCTGCCCATCGGTGTCATCGGCTCCCATGCCGCCAGCAGTTCCGAGGGCTGGGCCGATCCCGGTCTGATCCGTGCCGCCATCAACACCGTGCTCACGGGGGGCATCGCCGCGCTCATCACTGTGGCTGCCGGGCTGTTCATGGTCTACGGCGTGCGCCTCTCGGGACGACAATTGCCGCGCCTTCTGTTGCCGGTGACGACGATCGGCTATGCGGCCCCCGGTGCCGTGCTGGCCGTTGGCGTCCTGATCCCCCTTGCCGCCGCCGATCATAAGCTCGCAGACGGCATTCTGGCGCTCACTGGCAGCGATCCGGGGCTGATCCTCACCGGCTCGGCTTTTGCGGTCGTCTATGCGTGGGGTGTGCGCTTCTTCGCCATCGCGCAAAGTGCCGCCGACGGCGCGATGGGCCGGGTGTCTCCGTCGCTGCCAATGGCGGCGCGCTCGCTGGGCCGGACCCGGCGCGGGGTGTTGTCATCGGTCTACTTGCCCCTGATCCGAGGCTCGGTCGGCACCGCGCTGCTGCTGGTCTTTGTCGACTGCGTCAAGGAACTACCCGCGACCCTGATCCTGCGGCCCTTTGGCTTCGATACTCTGGCCACCCGGACCTATGAGAAAGCCTCGTTGGAAAACCTGACCGATGCGGCACCAGCGGCGCTGATGGTGTCCGCTGTCGGGCTTGCCGCGGTCGTATTGCTGGCACGGACGCATCGCTAG
- a CDS encoding DUF2927 domain-containing protein yields the protein MSLISRLSPALLAVSLLSACAAPVSEMPERRSAPAAALPPMKTFGAHPTVRPRRSNAALAADFMELSFRMESGRELPTFTRFEGPVSVRVLGNAGNLNADLSQLLGRLRREAGISVTRVDANQQANVTIEVISRAELQRSVPQAACFVVPRVSSWADFRRARRSRAVDWTTLRQREQVAIFLPGDVSPQEIRDCLHEELAQALGPLNDLYRLPDSVFNDDNFHTVLTGFDMLMLRAYYDPSLRSGMTPQEVATRLPAILDRINPAGRGGRSAMPDDTPRAWVDAIETALGPRGSDASRRAAARRAVEIAGARGWQDTRRGFSLYALGRLSLSESPEAALAAFLGAAQVYGNSYDTRIQAAHVNMQLAAFALSNGQPEATLAFVNDSLQVVMDSENAALLASLLMLKSEALEDLGRPSEARMVRLDSLGWARYGFGRDQVVRARQSEIAALSPRLLRER from the coding sequence ATGAGCCTGATCTCTCGCCTCTCGCCGGCCCTTCTGGCGGTGTCGCTTTTGTCGGCCTGTGCCGCGCCCGTGTCCGAGATGCCGGAGCGGCGCAGCGCGCCTGCAGCCGCCCTGCCGCCGATGAAGACCTTCGGCGCCCACCCCACGGTCCGGCCCCGCCGGTCCAATGCGGCACTGGCTGCGGACTTTATGGAGCTGTCGTTCCGCATGGAAAGCGGTCGCGAACTGCCGACATTCACCCGGTTCGAAGGGCCAGTCAGCGTGCGGGTGCTGGGCAATGCGGGCAATCTGAACGCTGATCTGTCGCAGCTTCTGGGGCGGCTCAGGCGCGAAGCGGGCATTTCGGTCACGCGGGTCGATGCCAACCAGCAGGCAAATGTCACGATCGAGGTGATCTCGCGCGCCGAGTTGCAGCGCTCAGTCCCGCAGGCGGCGTGTTTCGTCGTGCCACGGGTCAGCAGCTGGGCCGATTTCCGACGTGCGCGCCGGTCGCGTGCGGTGGATTGGACGACCCTGCGGCAGCGCGAGCAGGTCGCGATCTTCCTGCCCGGCGATGTCAGCCCGCAGGAGATCCGCGATTGCCTGCACGAGGAACTGGCGCAGGCCCTCGGCCCGCTCAATGACCTCTATCGCCTGCCCGACAGCGTGTTTAACGACGACAACTTCCACACCGTGCTGACCGGCTTCGATATGTTGATGCTGCGCGCGTATTACGACCCGTCGCTGCGGTCGGGCATGACCCCGCAGGAGGTCGCCACCCGTCTGCCCGCCATTCTGGACCGGATCAATCCGGCGGGGCGCGGCGGGCGCAGCGCAATGCCGGATGACACGCCGCGCGCATGGGTCGATGCGATTGAAACCGCGCTTGGCCCCCGAGGCAGCGATGCCAGTCGCCGGGCTGCCGCCCGCCGCGCCGTGGAGATCGCCGGAGCACGCGGCTGGCAGGACACGCGCCGGGGCTTCTCGCTCTATGCGCTGGGGCGGCTGTCGCTGTCAGAAAGCCCGGAGGCCGCTCTGGCGGCGTTCCTAGGTGCGGCGCAGGTCTATGGCAATTCCTACGACACCCGCATCCAAGCCGCCCATGTTAACATGCAGCTTGCGGCCTTTGCCCTGTCCAACGGTCAGCCGGAGGCCACGCTGGCCTTTGTCAACGACTCGCTTCAAGTGGTGATGGATTCCGAAAACGCGGCCTTGCTGGCCTCGCTTCTGATGCTGAAATCCGAAGCACTAGAGGATCTTGGCCGCCCGTCCGAGGCCCGCATGGTGCGGCTCGACAGTCTGGGATGGGCGCGCTATGGGTTCGGCCGCGATCAGGTCGTGCGGGCAAGGCAAAGCGAAATCGCCGCGCTGTCGCCGCGTCTGTTGCGGGAGCGCTGA
- a CDS encoding GNAT family N-acetyltransferase, with protein sequence MPDTLTIRPLRSEDWPAWRQLWAAYLDFYETTLPEAQFEASFTRLIAADTHDFHGFIATWGDGADAPAIGLAHYLCHRHLWRQEPVCYLQDLFVAPQARGTGTGRALIEAVYAAADASGAPRVYWLTQEDNHTARKLYDRIGRLSGFVKYERTFA encoded by the coding sequence ATGCCAGACACGCTCACCATCCGGCCCTTGCGATCCGAAGATTGGCCGGCGTGGCGACAGCTCTGGGCGGCCTATCTCGATTTCTACGAAACGACCCTGCCGGAGGCGCAGTTCGAGGCATCGTTCACCCGGTTGATCGCCGCAGATACGCATGACTTTCATGGGTTTATCGCGACATGGGGCGACGGCGCGGATGCGCCCGCCATTGGTTTGGCGCATTACCTGTGCCACCGTCACCTCTGGCGGCAGGAACCGGTCTGCTATCTTCAGGATCTGTTCGTGGCGCCGCAGGCCCGTGGCACCGGCACCGGTCGCGCGCTGATCGAGGCCGTCTATGCCGCAGCGGACGCCAGCGGCGCGCCGCGCGTCTATTGGCTGACCCAAGAAGACAATCACACCGCACGCAAGCTCTATGACCGGATTGGCCGGCTGTCGGGTTTCGTCAAATACGAGCGGACCTTCGCATGA
- a CDS encoding cation:proton antiporter: protein MTLLQIASLLIVLAAVFGTVNYLFLRLPSAIGILIVAFAASLCVLVLDAVFPAAGMADQVRALVTGIDFDETLLEGMLGLLLFAGALHVKISDLKSEWLIVLLMATLGVALSTVIAGVGFALITGMPILIALVFGALISPTDPVAVLGVLREANLRKSLETKIAGESLFNDGVGYVVFLVLTGLAFGGSGHGAGAEDGSAVADAALLFVQEAAGGAALGLVLGFVTFRVMRRIDDYALEVLLTLALAFGGYELAILLHVSAPIMAVCAGLLIGDVGHRDAMSAQTRRYVDAFWTLIDEILNAVLFLMIGFEVFAVAFGIDALIAGVLGIGLSLIARFAAVAVPVTLLRPFRGFSPGVVRVMTWGGLKGGISVALALSLPEGEWKPLILTVTYMIVLFSIVVQGLTVAPLARRLTPEG, encoded by the coding sequence ATGACCCTGTTGCAGATCGCCTCCCTGTTGATCGTGCTGGCGGCGGTGTTCGGAACCGTCAATTACTTGTTTCTGCGGCTGCCCTCTGCAATCGGCATCCTGATCGTAGCCTTTGCGGCGTCGCTCTGTGTGCTGGTGCTCGACGCGGTGTTTCCGGCGGCGGGCATGGCCGATCAGGTGCGCGCCTTGGTCACCGGCATCGATTTCGATGAAACGCTGCTGGAGGGCATGCTGGGCCTGTTGCTGTTTGCGGGCGCGCTGCATGTAAAGATCTCGGATCTCAAATCGGAATGGCTGATCGTGCTGCTGATGGCGACGCTGGGTGTGGCGCTGTCGACGGTGATCGCGGGCGTGGGATTTGCGCTGATTACCGGTATGCCGATCTTGATCGCGCTGGTATTCGGCGCGCTGATTTCCCCCACCGACCCCGTCGCGGTTCTGGGCGTGTTGCGGGAGGCCAATCTGCGCAAGTCGCTGGAAACGAAGATCGCCGGCGAAAGCCTGTTCAATGACGGCGTGGGCTATGTCGTGTTTCTGGTGCTGACCGGGCTGGCCTTTGGCGGCAGTGGCCACGGCGCCGGAGCGGAGGATGGCAGCGCCGTCGCGGATGCGGCGCTCTTGTTCGTGCAGGAGGCGGCGGGCGGCGCGGCGCTGGGGCTCGTTCTGGGGTTCGTGACTTTCCGCGTGATGCGCCGGATCGACGATTACGCGCTGGAGGTGCTGTTGACGCTGGCGCTGGCCTTTGGCGGCTATGAGCTGGCGATCTTGCTGCATGTCTCCGCGCCGATCATGGCCGTCTGCGCGGGGTTGCTCATCGGCGATGTCGGCCACCGCGATGCGATGTCGGCGCAGACCCGCCGCTATGTCGATGCGTTCTGGACCCTGATCGACGAAATTCTGAATGCCGTGCTGTTCCTGATGATCGGGTTCGAGGTGTTCGCCGTGGCCTTTGGCATCGATGCCCTGATCGCAGGGGTGTTGGGGATCGGGCTGTCGCTGATCGCGCGCTTTGCCGCCGTCGCGGTGCCGGTGACGCTGCTGCGCCCGTTTCGCGGGTTCTCGCCCGGTGTGGTGCGCGTGATGACGTGGGGCGGGCTGAAGGGCGGGATTTCGGTGGCCCTGGCCCTGTCCCTCCCCGAAGGCGAATGGAAGCCGCTGATCCTTACCGTGACCTATATGATCGTTTTGTTCTCGATCGTGGTTCAGGGGCTTACCGTCGCCCCGCTGGCACGGCGACTGACCCCCGAGGGCTAA
- a CDS encoding aminodeoxychorismate synthase component I: MEILFDTGPLGHVGRAGGLPQGTAFRAPARVIRAQTAAGVPAAFAALEAARREGRWLAGWFAYELGYLLDPSLRALLPDTPGSLLEFGVFDAPAVWIEAPQQAQGATRLTPEQDFDSYRAAFDKVQEYICAGDTYQVNLTFPMRLDTLLNPRELHRALRHSQPVAQGAYVDLGGPILISRAPELFFSCDAAGQLTTRPMKGTAARGATAEADRAQIAWLRQSEKNLAENLMIVDLMRNDLSRIALPGTVRVPHLFEVETYPSVHQMTSTVTAALRPGTGLGEILTALFPCGSITGAPKIRAMQIIRELEPAPRGAYCGAIGWIAPDGEMSFNVAIRTLQGDGPGAWRLSVGGGVVVDSTAAAEYAEALSKARFCDLS, from the coding sequence ATGGAGATCCTGTTTGACACCGGGCCGCTGGGCCATGTTGGCCGCGCGGGCGGTCTGCCGCAGGGCACGGCCTTTCGCGCCCCGGCCCGCGTGATCCGCGCCCAGACCGCCGCAGGTGTCCCTGCCGCCTTCGCCGCCCTTGAGGCCGCCCGGCGGGAGGGGCGCTGGTTAGCAGGATGGTTCGCCTATGAGCTGGGCTATCTGCTCGACCCAAGTCTGCGCGCCTTGCTGCCCGATACGCCCGGCTCGTTGCTGGAATTTGGTGTGTTCGATGCGCCTGCGGTCTGGATCGAGGCTCCGCAACAGGCGCAGGGCGCAACCCGGCTGACGCCCGAACAGGATTTCGACAGCTACCGCGCCGCGTTTGACAAGGTGCAGGAATATATATGTGCGGGAGATACTTATCAGGTTAACCTCACCTTCCCTATGAGGCTCGACACGCTGCTCAACCCCCGTGAGCTTCACCGCGCGCTGCGGCACAGTCAGCCGGTGGCGCAGGGCGCCTATGTCGATTTGGGCGGGCCGATCCTGATTTCCCGCGCGCCTGAGTTGTTCTTCTCCTGCGATGCGGCGGGTCAGTTGACCACCCGCCCAATGAAAGGCACCGCCGCGCGCGGCGCCACGGCGGAGGCGGATCGCGCGCAGATCGCGTGGTTGCGCCAGTCTGAAAAGAACCTCGCCGAAAACCTGATGATCGTGGACCTGATGCGCAATGATCTGAGCCGCATCGCGCTGCCCGGCACGGTGCGGGTGCCGCATCTGTTCGAAGTCGAAACCTATCCTAGCGTGCATCAGATGACCTCCACCGTGACGGCCGCGCTGCGCCCCGGCACCGGTCTGGGCGAAATCCTTACCGCGTTGTTTCCCTGCGGCTCGATCACCGGGGCCCCCAAGATCCGCGCGATGCAGATCATCCGCGAACTCGAACCTGCGCCGCGAGGGGCCTATTGCGGCGCAATCGGCTGGATCGCACCCGACGGTGAGATGTCGTTCAACGTCGCGATCCGCACGCTGCAAGGGGACGGGCCGGGTGCGTGGCGGCTTTCGGTCGGCGGCGGTGTGGTCGTCGACAGCACCGCAGCGGCCGAATATGCCGAGGCGCTGAGCAAGGCGCGGTTCTGCGATCTGAGCTAG
- a CDS encoding nucleoside hydrolase, translating to MPAAVSPRKIIIDTDPGQDDAVAILLALASPELEVLAITAVAGNVPLDLTTLNARKVCELAGRADLPVHPGCAGPLARPLVTAEHVHGKTGLDGADLPEPDMPLQDTHAVDAIIAHVRAEAPGTVTLCALGPLTNIAMALKKAPDIAERLAHIVLMGGAYFEVGNITPAAEFNIYVDPEAAQVVFGAGVPLTVLPLDVTHKALITPDRHHAFAALNSSVGQAVAGWLGFYERFDREKYGSDGGPLHDPCVIAWLLAPDLFTGREINVEIETSSALTRGMTVADWWGVTDRTPNALFIGDLDASGFFDLLTSRLESLV from the coding sequence ATGCCCGCCGCCGTTTCCCCGCGCAAGATCATCATCGACACCGACCCCGGACAGGACGACGCCGTGGCGATTCTGCTGGCGCTTGCCAGTCCCGAGCTGGAGGTGCTCGCCATCACCGCCGTGGCCGGCAATGTGCCGCTGGACCTGACGACGCTGAACGCGCGTAAGGTCTGCGAATTGGCGGGCCGCGCGGATCTGCCGGTGCATCCGGGATGTGCGGGGCCGTTGGCGCGGCCTTTGGTCACCGCTGAGCATGTGCACGGCAAAACCGGGCTCGACGGTGCCGATCTGCCGGAGCCCGACATGCCATTGCAGGACACCCACGCCGTCGACGCGATCATCGCGCATGTGCGGGCGGAGGCGCCGGGCACGGTCACGCTATGCGCGCTGGGTCCGCTGACCAACATCGCGATGGCGTTGAAAAAGGCACCCGACATCGCGGAGCGTCTCGCTCACATCGTGCTGATGGGCGGCGCGTATTTCGAAGTGGGCAACATCACCCCGGCGGCGGAGTTCAATATTTACGTCGATCCCGAAGCGGCGCAGGTCGTGTTCGGTGCGGGCGTGCCGCTGACGGTGCTGCCGCTTGATGTGACGCATAAAGCGCTGATCACGCCGGACCGGCACCACGCCTTTGCCGCGCTGAACAGTTCGGTGGGGCAGGCGGTGGCCGGATGGCTGGGATTCTACGAGCGGTTCGATCGGGAAAAATACGGCTCAGACGGGGGGCCGCTGCATGATCCCTGCGTGATCGCGTGGCTTCTGGCGCCCGATCTGTTCACCGGGCGTGAGATCAACGTCGAGATCGAGACGAGTTCGGCGCTGACGCGCGGCATGACGGTGGCGGATTGGTGGGGGGTCACGGACCGCACCCCCAATGCCTTGTTCATCGGTGATCTGGACGCGTCCGGGTTTTTCGATCTTCTGACCTCCCGGCTGGAGAGCCTCGTATGA
- a CDS encoding GNAT family N-acetyltransferase: MSAASLHLAGPEDLPKLTHLLGQAEAEAGLPERTDAERAQSLTPLVAGGPEGAAYLIGPRRAPVGFLALGFAYSLARGGLTGRIEALWIRPPVRGRGVGTEALLALGRVMTAGGLDALHIDVPVSQSRMAKLLARTGFSVRDDISRMTRRL; this comes from the coding sequence ATGAGCGCCGCATCGCTGCACCTCGCCGGACCCGAGGATCTGCCCAAGCTTACCCACCTGTTGGGACAGGCGGAGGCGGAGGCCGGACTGCCAGAACGGACAGATGCCGAGCGCGCGCAATCCTTGACGCCGCTTGTTGCCGGTGGGCCGGAGGGCGCAGCCTATCTGATCGGTCCGCGTCGCGCGCCTGTCGGCTTTCTCGCGCTTGGGTTCGCGTATTCGCTGGCGCGCGGCGGCCTGACGGGCCGGATCGAGGCGCTGTGGATTCGCCCTCCCGTGCGGGGGCGTGGCGTGGGCACAGAGGCGCTCTTAGCGCTTGGTCGGGTGATGACGGCAGGGGGGCTCGACGCATTGCACATCGACGTGCCGGTCAGCCAGAGCCGCATGGCAAAGTTGCTGGCCCGAACCGGGTTTTCGGTGCGTGACGATATTTCCCGGATGACCCGGCGGCTGTGA
- a CDS encoding ABC transporter ATP-binding protein, giving the protein MSDPIRPAQPTPEPPRLEIRNLTRSFGGREVVQDVSLSVAPGQVTCLLGPSGCGKSTTLRIIAGVDRQDGGAVLMDGRVLSDARTHVPPEQRKIGLMFQDFALFPHLSVARNVAFGLSGPEAETRARVETLLEQVNLGRFIDAHPHELSGGEQQRVALARALAPRPKIMLMDEPFSGLDNRLRDDIRDETLQILKAEGTAVLLVTHEPDEAMRMADEIALMRGGRVVQRGAPYHIYNNPVDRAAAAFFSDINVVSGTVNGALTMTPFGEFLAPGIADGTDVEIVIRPQHLRIDFERRDGHAPTERDGLPARGVVERSRFMGRESLVEFRMDHDGSLLRATVPAVFLPKPGTALMLTLRRDRCFLFPAQADTQRDDAAVAVPTGEAARAAE; this is encoded by the coding sequence GTGTCCGATCCGATCCGTCCCGCCCAACCCACGCCCGAGCCGCCACGGCTTGAGATCCGCAACCTGACGCGCAGTTTTGGTGGGCGCGAGGTGGTGCAGGACGTCTCGCTCAGCGTCGCGCCGGGGCAGGTGACCTGTCTTCTCGGGCCGTCAGGCTGCGGCAAGTCGACGACCTTGCGCATCATCGCAGGCGTGGATCGGCAGGATGGCGGCGCGGTGCTGATGGATGGTCGGGTGCTGTCGGACGCGCGGACCCATGTCCCGCCCGAGCAGCGCAAAATCGGGTTGATGTTCCAAGACTTCGCGTTGTTTCCGCATCTGAGTGTGGCGCGCAACGTGGCCTTTGGGCTGTCCGGTCCCGAAGCCGAGACCCGCGCGCGGGTCGAGACGCTGTTGGAGCAGGTGAACCTTGGCCGCTTCATCGACGCGCATCCGCATGAATTGTCGGGGGGCGAACAACAGCGTGTCGCGCTGGCGCGGGCGCTGGCCCCGCGTCCGAAAATCATGCTGATGGACGAACCTTTCTCCGGCCTCGACAACAGGTTGCGCGATGATATTCGCGATGAAACCCTGCAAATCCTGAAGGCCGAAGGCACAGCCGTCCTGCTGGTCACCCATGAGCCGGACGAGGCGATGCGCATGGCCGATGAAATCGCGCTCATGCGCGGTGGTCGGGTGGTCCAGCGCGGCGCGCCCTACCATATCTACAACAATCCGGTGGATCGCGCGGCTGCGGCATTCTTTAGCGATATCAACGTAGTGTCCGGCACAGTTAATGGGGCGCTTACAATGACGCCTTTTGGCGAATTTCTCGCCCCCGGCATCGCCGACGGCACCGATGTCGAGATCGTCATTCGGCCCCAGCACCTGCGCATTGATTTCGAACGTCGCGATGGGCACGCTCCGACCGAACGCGATGGCCTGCCTGCCCGTGGGGTGGTGGAGCGGTCCCGCTTCATGGGGCGCGAGAGCCTTGTGGAGTTTCGCATGGATCACGACGGCTCGTTGCTGCGCGCGACCGTGCCAGCTGTGTTCCTGCCCAAGCCCGGCACTGCCTTAATGCTGACGCTGCGCCGGGACCGGTGTTTCCTGTTCCCTGCACAGGCCGATACGCAGCGCGATGACGCTGCGGTAGCCGTGCCCACAGGTGAGGCGGCGCGCGCGGCGGAATGA
- a CDS encoding twin-arginine translocase TatA/TatE family subunit produces the protein MGIGQIGIPGLILIAVVVLVLFGRGKVSSLMGEVGKGITAFKKGVSEGSAEDKAETEEPRAVNPPPAAPVHNPDKEKV, from the coding sequence ATGGGTATTGGACAGATCGGCATTCCGGGCCTGATCCTGATCGCCGTCGTGGTGCTGGTTCTTTTCGGCCGCGGCAAGGTGTCGTCGCTGATGGGCGAAGTCGGCAAGGGCATCACCGCGTTCAAGAAGGGCGTGAGCGAAGGCAGCGCCGAAGACAAAGCCGAAACCGAAGAGCCGCGCGCCGTGAACCCGCCGCCGGCCGCTCCGGTGCACAACCCCGACAAGGAAAAGGTCTGA